One region of Mesobacillus boroniphilus genomic DNA includes:
- a CDS encoding MFS transporter, whose protein sequence is MKGWKNPILLVLGIGISNIGNWIYFVAINLLVLKLTGSAAAIAGLFIIRPLAILLTNTWAGSVIDRVNKRRLMVSIDILRGVLIAIIPLFNSLVPIYIIMFLTNIAGAFFGPTSETYITKLVPPEKRKRFNSIFSFATSGAMLVGPSVSGLLIMYGSINTSIYINAVTFFLCAVAIFFLPDVDERLNDEQYRDRITMKMIAADWKAVINFGKTAAGFMVVFLIFQFITLISFALDSQEVTFIQQVVGLSEKNYGLLVSLTGAGYVAGSFAVSALANRLSIKMLLGLGSFLSVTGYLMFYLASSNTVPLAVIGFIIIGFFSPFSFTGYTTFFQNNVPVDLMGRFSSAFAFFQAMVQIILTLLLGYLAEVVKLQTVTIAFSALGLLLAVALTSIIFFQSKKDLFILEAESNLTEEG, encoded by the coding sequence TTGAAGGGCTGGAAGAATCCTATACTTTTGGTTCTCGGAATTGGGATTTCAAACATCGGTAATTGGATTTATTTTGTGGCTATTAATTTATTAGTATTAAAATTAACAGGTTCTGCCGCGGCAATTGCAGGATTATTCATCATCAGGCCTTTGGCAATCCTTTTAACTAATACATGGGCAGGTAGCGTCATTGATCGTGTCAATAAGAGAAGGTTAATGGTTTCCATTGATATCCTTCGTGGTGTTTTAATTGCAATCATCCCATTATTTAATTCGCTAGTTCCAATTTATATTATTATGTTCTTAACTAATATAGCAGGTGCATTTTTTGGTCCCACTTCAGAAACGTACATAACAAAGCTTGTTCCTCCCGAAAAGAGAAAACGATTCAATTCAATTTTTTCCTTTGCAACATCTGGGGCTATGCTGGTTGGACCGAGTGTGTCAGGACTGCTGATAATGTATGGAAGCATAAATACAAGTATTTATATTAATGCTGTAACTTTCTTTTTATGTGCTGTGGCAATATTCTTCCTGCCGGATGTTGATGAAAGGCTAAATGATGAACAATATAGAGATCGGATTACGATGAAAATGATCGCTGCTGACTGGAAGGCTGTGATCAATTTTGGGAAAACAGCAGCAGGATTTATGGTGGTTTTCCTGATTTTTCAGTTCATTACATTAATTTCATTTGCACTTGATTCTCAGGAGGTAACCTTCATACAGCAGGTTGTTGGCTTATCCGAAAAGAATTATGGGTTGTTGGTAAGTCTCACTGGAGCAGGGTATGTGGCTGGGTCATTTGCAGTGTCAGCCCTGGCGAATCGTCTTTCAATAAAAATGCTATTAGGATTGGGATCCTTTTTGTCAGTAACAGGTTACTTGATGTTTTATCTTGCCTCATCAAACACGGTTCCTCTGGCTGTAATTGGCTTTATCATTATTGGGTTCTTTTCTCCATTTTCGTTTACTGGTTACACTACTTTTTTCCAAAACAATGTACCGGTTGACTTGATGGGAAGGTTCAGCAGCGCGTTTGCCTTCTTTCAGGCAATGGTTCAAATCATTTTAACCTTACTATTGGGTTATTTAGCGGAAGTAGTAAAACTACAAACTGTCACCATTGCTTTCTCGGCTCTGGGATTGCTACTGGCGGTTGCCCTGACATCCATCATTTTCTTTCAGTCGAAAAAGGATCTTTTTATCCTTGAGGCAGAGAGCAATTTAACAGAAGAGGGATAA
- a CDS encoding AAA family ATPase, translating into MNSNPKFVSKILPLFAVFMVIVTIAATFVVQNTDDKVSVPFSSLVKSIEGLNGDEATLIEKMDGTLLLKTKEATLVSQVPPGSEMVDKLVEKYNIKYEYMNNSRYGAWILGGVLVLLMGAAFVIQKKTGGIGTGNRMKNSLSKPNPLPSITLENVGGLQDEMKEEIIQTLSILKNPDKSAKMGIKPPKGILLYGPPGTGKTLLAQAIARELNANFFTASGSAFNEMFIGVGASRVRSLFQSARKQGPAVIFIDEVDALAGKRKPHGGEEGEKTLTELLVQLDGGHPNDGILFIAATNRKDMLDDAFLRPGRIDFSFNVPLPDTRGRREIIDIHIKGKNLADNVVSSLDDLAESTSGFSGAELHSLFETASRRALRNGQDFISKSDIDYSLDRTILGSTSRTLQDADTKRRVAIHEAGHALVSAVTKPGSVRKATIIPRGQALGYVAPIPKELQLSTHSDLIDRIAMILAGGVAERMILGEHSIGVSGDVQQAKQIIEQMVDTGLLQEGFSLTFSKGLKETKMQELFDDALEKSEMIINAHQKQFERLVEELLKKETLEGSEVDEIVQDKTGSFEDQYIMA; encoded by the coding sequence ATGAATTCTAATCCGAAGTTTGTTTCTAAGATCCTTCCGCTTTTTGCGGTGTTTATGGTTATAGTTACGATAGCAGCGACATTTGTCGTTCAAAATACTGATGATAAAGTATCTGTCCCATTCTCTTCCCTTGTCAAGTCAATAGAGGGCCTAAATGGTGATGAAGCAACTCTTATTGAAAAAATGGATGGAACTCTACTACTCAAGACTAAAGAAGCAACATTAGTTTCCCAAGTTCCACCCGGCAGCGAGATGGTCGACAAATTAGTAGAAAAATATAATATAAAGTATGAATATATGAATAACAGCAGATATGGCGCTTGGATTCTTGGTGGTGTGTTAGTGCTTTTGATGGGCGCAGCCTTCGTGATTCAAAAGAAAACTGGAGGTATAGGTACAGGCAATAGAATGAAAAATAGTTTATCAAAGCCTAACCCTCTGCCTTCCATTACCTTAGAAAATGTAGGTGGATTGCAGGATGAAATGAAAGAGGAAATCATCCAGACTCTATCAATCTTGAAAAATCCAGACAAGTCGGCAAAGATGGGCATTAAGCCTCCTAAGGGAATTCTTTTGTATGGACCTCCAGGTACAGGTAAAACCTTGCTTGCTCAAGCTATTGCGCGAGAATTGAATGCCAACTTTTTCACAGCCAGCGGATCTGCATTTAATGAAATGTTCATCGGTGTAGGTGCATCACGTGTCCGAAGCTTATTCCAAAGTGCCCGGAAGCAAGGTCCAGCAGTAATTTTCATAGATGAAGTCGACGCTCTTGCAGGTAAGCGTAAACCCCATGGCGGTGAAGAAGGCGAAAAGACATTGACAGAGCTACTTGTCCAGCTTGACGGGGGACATCCTAATGATGGTATCCTTTTCATTGCTGCAACAAACAGAAAAGACATGCTGGATGATGCATTCCTGCGGCCTGGACGTATTGATTTCTCATTCAATGTCCCTCTTCCGGATACGAGAGGTAGAAGGGAAATCATTGATATCCATATTAAAGGGAAAAACCTTGCTGACAATGTTGTCTCATCATTAGATGATCTGGCTGAAAGCACTTCTGGATTCTCTGGTGCCGAGCTGCATTCATTGTTTGAGACTGCAAGTAGACGGGCTTTAAGAAATGGACAGGATTTCATTTCAAAGAGTGATATAGATTATTCTCTTGACCGAACTATCCTTGGAAGCACTTCCCGCACTCTTCAGGATGCCGACACAAAGCGCAGGGTTGCAATCCACGAGGCAGGCCATGCTCTTGTTTCTGCTGTCACTAAACCCGGGTCAGTTCGCAAAGCAACCATCATACCCCGGGGACAGGCACTCGGTTATGTAGCTCCAATTCCTAAAGAGCTTCAATTGTCTACACATAGCGACTTGATTGACCGAATTGCCATGATTCTTGCTGGTGGTGTTGCTGAACGGATGATTCTAGGTGAACACAGTATCGGAGTAAGCGGAGATGTCCAACAAGCTAAACAGATTATTGAACAGATGGTTGACACCGGTTTGCTGCAGGAAGGTTTCTCACTAACATTCAGCAAAGGCTTGAAAGAAACAAAAATGCAGGAACTTTTTGATGACGCTTTAGAAAAATCCGAAATGATCATAAATGCTCACCAGAAACAATTTGAACGACTAGTGGAAGAATTGCTAAAGAAAGAAACGCTGGAAGGTTCGGAAGTGGATGAGATCGTTCAGGATAAAACAGGTTCTTTTGAGGATCAATATATAATGGCTTAA
- a CDS encoding STAS domain-containing protein, whose protein sequence is MHRNQNLYIYLKENTRNLTEEWYEKIDKTKAAGVYASNDPDVIKVLKEQNHEFHLHFIELFNKGEKDFFQDFEPWIIEIASDFEHINTPIHYIIREFKNVRNQYFDYVRKFAELHPDITRKEVDVWYDVILKEMDEVILRFVEATYKYSQNVLKAQQETINELSAPVISLSNHQGLLPLIGDIDTTRAKMILENTLKHCSQSGINHLFVDLSGVAMIDTMVAHQLFQLFNALKLIGVKTTLSGIRPEIAQTAVQLGLSFKDTEVRASLAQALEQK, encoded by the coding sequence ATGCACAGAAATCAAAACTTATATATATATCTGAAAGAAAACACCCGAAATTTAACGGAAGAATGGTATGAAAAAATCGATAAGACAAAGGCGGCAGGTGTTTATGCATCAAATGATCCAGATGTTATAAAAGTCTTAAAAGAGCAAAACCATGAATTTCATCTGCATTTTATTGAATTATTCAACAAAGGGGAAAAAGATTTTTTCCAGGATTTTGAACCGTGGATTATCGAAATAGCCAGTGATTTTGAACATATTAATACGCCCATCCATTACATTATAAGGGAATTTAAAAATGTCAGAAATCAGTATTTTGACTATGTCCGAAAATTTGCGGAGTTACACCCAGATATAACAAGAAAAGAAGTAGATGTCTGGTACGACGTCATCCTTAAAGAAATGGATGAAGTCATTTTACGCTTTGTTGAAGCTACATATAAATACTCGCAAAACGTATTAAAAGCCCAGCAAGAGACAATTAACGAATTAAGTGCACCGGTCATTTCGTTAAGCAACCATCAAGGGTTGCTGCCTCTTATTGGAGATATTGATACAACCAGGGCGAAAATGATCCTTGAAAATACACTGAAGCATTGCAGTCAAAGCGGTATAAACCATCTGTTTGTCGATCTATCCGGTGTGGCGATGATAGACACAATGGTTGCCCATCAGTTATTCCAGCTTTTTAATGCATTGAAATTAATAGGCGTAAAGACTACTCTTTCTGGCATAAGGCCTGAAATCGCCCAGACAGCCGTACAGCTCGGGCTTTCTTTTAAAGATACGGAAGTTAGAGCAAGCCTTGCCCAGGCTCTGGAGCAAAAATAA
- a CDS encoding YkvA family protein, whose product MKKFFKRMRLVFKVKRFVPFLIEFFTSNMVPVKQKVISVGLIIGYFLLPFDIIPDFLTLIGVVDDVGVLLIIFQQIIKMAPTELKEKHKLV is encoded by the coding sequence ATGAAAAAGTTTTTCAAAAGAATGAGGCTTGTATTTAAAGTGAAAAGGTTTGTACCTTTTTTAATAGAGTTCTTTACTTCTAATATGGTTCCAGTAAAGCAAAAAGTAATTTCAGTTGGTTTGATCATCGGCTATTTTCTGTTGCCGTTCGATATCATCCCCGACTTCTTAACCCTGATTGGGGTCGTAGATGATGTAGGTGTGCTGCTTATCATTTTTCAGCAAATTATAAAAATGGCTCCCACTGAATTAAAGGAAAAGCATAAACTAGTTTAA
- a CDS encoding MerR family transcriptional regulator: protein MYKVKEVAEMTGVSVRTLHHYDRIGLLKPEAVSSVGYRLYSKENLERLQQILVFKEMDFSLHEIKDIIERPEFNRRENLKKHKELLLAKKKRLEGMIRTVEMTIDSIEGGYQMANKDMFKGFDMKEIEEHQKKYSEEAKERYGKETVENVEKKTAGYSSEDWGNIQGKTDEIYKRIIAGMDHGPEDPGVQRAVSDWRQFITDHYYDCRLDIFRGLGDLYVDDPRFTKNIDKYQQGLAAFFKEAIHYYCDQQEK, encoded by the coding sequence ATGTACAAAGTAAAAGAAGTTGCGGAAATGACCGGAGTGAGTGTGCGTACGCTGCATCATTATGATCGTATTGGATTACTCAAACCAGAGGCAGTGTCATCTGTGGGCTACCGACTTTATTCAAAAGAGAATCTTGAGCGCCTTCAGCAAATTTTAGTTTTCAAAGAAATGGATTTCTCCCTTCATGAAATCAAGGATATTATTGAACGGCCAGAGTTCAACCGCAGAGAAAATTTAAAAAAGCATAAAGAATTGCTTTTAGCAAAAAAAAAGCGGCTAGAAGGGATGATCCGAACAGTGGAAATGACAATTGATTCGATAGAAGGAGGTTACCAAATGGCAAATAAAGATATGTTCAAAGGTTTTGATATGAAGGAAATTGAAGAACACCAGAAGAAATATAGTGAGGAAGCGAAAGAAAGGTACGGTAAGGAGACTGTTGAAAACGTAGAGAAGAAGACAGCTGGGTATTCATCTGAAGATTGGGGGAACATCCAGGGTAAGACAGATGAAATTTATAAGCGGATCATTGCCGGAATGGACCATGGTCCAGAAGATCCAGGAGTACAGCGGGCAGTCTCGGATTGGCGCCAGTTTATCACTGACCATTATTATGATTGCAGATTGGACATTTTTCGCGGTCTGGGGGATTTATATGTCGATGACCCAAGGTTCACAAAAAATATAGATAAATACCAACAAGGACTAGCAGCTTTCTTTAAAGAAGCAATACATTACTATTGTGATCAGCAAGAAAAGTAA
- a CDS encoding alpha/beta hydrolase produces the protein MFTFIKNFVPGYKKQPVSFQHIKQNKQASSLAVMLPGRGYTVQGPLFHYSTGVFLNKGFDVLHVNYDYNTVQSESMTLEEEIKQITEDVNAVLDYILKNQPYENYTLIGKSLGTIALSSIIDQKAFMDAKVIWLTPLLQLDYVLDKMISSTQKGLCIIGDEDPCFVPERYEKLNIKENMQTLLIPGTEHSLNYVERPIDSIDVLKKVIAKISSF, from the coding sequence ATGTTCACTTTTATTAAAAATTTTGTCCCCGGTTACAAGAAGCAGCCTGTTTCATTCCAGCACATCAAACAGAATAAACAAGCAAGCTCCCTCGCAGTCATGCTCCCTGGAAGAGGATATACTGTACAGGGTCCGTTATTTCATTATTCAACAGGAGTCTTTTTAAATAAAGGGTTTGATGTCCTTCATGTTAACTATGATTATAATACTGTTCAATCGGAATCTATGACCTTAGAGGAAGAAATTAAGCAAATCACAGAAGATGTTAATGCGGTACTTGATTATATCCTGAAAAACCAACCATACGAAAATTATACTTTAATCGGAAAATCGCTGGGGACCATCGCCCTGTCTTCAATAATTGATCAAAAGGCTTTCATGGACGCTAAGGTTATCTGGCTTACCCCGCTCCTGCAGCTGGATTACGTTTTGGATAAGATGATTTCCTCAACACAAAAGGGTTTATGCATCATCGGCGATGAAGACCCATGTTTTGTTCCTGAAAGATATGAGAAACTTAACATAAAGGAAAATATGCAGACGCTTTTAATTCCTGGTACAGAACACAGTCTTAACTACGTCGAGCGCCCAATAGATTCAATTGATGTACTGAAAAAGGTGATAGCAAAAATTAGCAGCTTTTAA
- a CDS encoding uracil-DNA glycosylase family protein has protein sequence MAMLEQYIRRIADLPLKESYSRADLLTSDFLLAKEGTIEIYYCTHNEYINKKAKVFIVGITPGFQQMNKSFAVARRGLEENLSIEEVFYICKREARFFGVLRRNITQMLDDLDLNKMLDLQSCEELFNDKDFLLHTTSLIPYAVFLNGNNYTGHSPKIMKNKLLTRFLAEYFEPQASALRDALIIPLGKGVEEIIYEYTRGGLFKKENVLFGFPHPSGANGHRFLQFNSHKEKMKKTIKDFF, from the coding sequence ATGGCCATGCTGGAACAATACATCAGGAGAATTGCTGATCTCCCTTTAAAAGAAAGTTATTCCCGAGCCGACCTATTAACTTCAGATTTTCTGCTGGCGAAGGAAGGAACTATTGAAATTTACTATTGCACTCATAACGAATATATCAACAAAAAGGCCAAGGTGTTTATTGTAGGTATTACACCCGGTTTTCAACAAATGAATAAATCCTTTGCTGTTGCCCGAAGAGGTTTAGAGGAAAACCTTTCAATTGAGGAAGTATTTTATATTTGTAAGCGCGAGGCAAGGTTTTTTGGAGTGCTTCGGAGAAACATCACCCAAATGCTCGATGATTTAGATTTGAATAAAATGTTGGATTTGCAAAGCTGTGAGGAGCTTTTTAACGATAAAGATTTCCTGCTCCATACTACTTCTCTCATACCGTATGCTGTCTTTCTCAATGGAAATAACTACACTGGACACAGCCCGAAAATCATGAAGAATAAATTACTGACTCGTTTTCTGGCAGAATACTTTGAGCCACAGGCATCAGCACTTCGGGATGCGTTGATCATCCCGCTTGGTAAAGGAGTCGAGGAAATCATATACGAATATACTCGTGGAGGCCTATTCAAAAAAGAGAACGTTTTATTCGGGTTCCCACACCCTTCAGGCGCGAATGGCCATCGCTTTCTCCAATTTAATAGCCATAAGGAAAAAATGAAGAAAACCATTAAAGATTTTTTCTAA
- a CDS encoding ATP-dependent DNA helicase, which produces MKNVIKIPVRTLAEYVHKSGSIVSGFSSASSFTEGSRIHREVQKTYNEHDQSEVFLKTEIEYEGLYFMIEGRCDGLLVSDGRTTIDEIKSTSLNLDMINEDSNPAHWAQAECYGYMYMQDHELDCIDIQLTYVEKASGEMKRFSRTRTYEELKEAILNMVSVFAPYAKLRVVHEMKRNQSIKELVFPFAQYRKGQRQLAGSVYKTIQENKTIFASAPTGIGKTISTIFPSVKAIGENHLQKLFYLTAKTTTRQTAEEAFSQLFANGLHMNVVTITAKDKVCFTEQGICNKDHCEFADGYYDRINEAVLDILHNENSLDRLCIEKYALKHRICPFEFSLDLAYAADTVICDYNYIFDPKVSLKRLFDDRKKETVLLVDEAHNLVDRGRDMFSSTLEKASFLQLKREFKGRNEDIHGICRQLNDFFIKLRKQAEPSKTIEFKEPLEEFNQLVLEFINHAEKELLRESPGDSELLLESYFAAQNWQRISKLFDERFILYAEVQRNEVKLKQFCLDPSYLLKQASKNFKSRVYFSATLSPIGYYLDMLGGDEEDYVVRIPSPFSSEQSHVLIQSLSTRFKDREKSIKPIVKTLSETIHNKPGNYLIFFPSYLYLNSVLEEWNLGNHGIPTIVQGTGMADAEREAFLESFKPDRSGSLVGFAVLGGIFSEGVDLKGDRLNGVLVVGVGLPQIGFERDLIKQHFSSTGKNGYDYAYVYPGMNKVLQAGGRLIRSEKDTGTILLIDDRYLQQKYQSLLPDVWRSYAII; this is translated from the coding sequence ATGAAGAATGTAATTAAGATACCAGTGAGAACTTTGGCTGAGTATGTACATAAAAGTGGGAGTATCGTCTCTGGGTTCAGCTCAGCTTCATCTTTTACCGAAGGCTCTCGAATCCATCGGGAAGTCCAGAAGACATACAACGAACACGATCAAAGTGAAGTTTTTTTGAAGACTGAAATAGAGTATGAAGGTCTTTATTTTATGATTGAAGGACGTTGTGATGGGCTTCTTGTAAGTGATGGACGCACTACCATAGACGAAATTAAGTCAACCTCTTTAAATCTTGACATGATCAATGAGGACAGTAATCCTGCACACTGGGCGCAGGCTGAATGCTATGGCTATATGTACATGCAGGACCATGAACTTGATTGTATCGATATCCAGCTTACTTATGTGGAGAAGGCTTCCGGTGAAATGAAAAGATTCAGCAGAACTCGGACATATGAAGAGCTTAAGGAAGCCATATTGAACATGGTTTCTGTATTTGCTCCTTATGCAAAATTGCGTGTAGTGCATGAAATGAAAAGGAACCAGAGTATAAAAGAGTTGGTATTCCCTTTTGCCCAATACCGTAAAGGGCAACGGCAGCTTGCTGGTTCAGTATATAAAACAATTCAGGAAAATAAGACTATTTTCGCGAGTGCACCAACTGGTATTGGGAAGACCATTTCTACAATTTTTCCGTCTGTGAAAGCAATTGGCGAAAACCATCTGCAAAAGCTTTTTTACTTGACTGCCAAGACAACGACCAGACAAACAGCGGAGGAAGCTTTCAGTCAACTGTTTGCAAATGGCCTTCATATGAATGTAGTGACCATAACGGCAAAGGACAAAGTTTGTTTTACAGAACAAGGGATTTGCAACAAGGACCATTGTGAGTTTGCGGACGGCTATTATGACAGAATAAACGAAGCAGTACTCGATATTTTGCATAATGAAAACTCTTTAGACAGGCTTTGTATAGAAAAATACGCTCTCAAACACAGAATTTGCCCATTTGAATTCTCACTGGACCTTGCTTATGCGGCTGACACAGTCATTTGTGACTATAATTATATTTTTGACCCAAAAGTTTCTTTAAAGCGTTTATTTGACGATCGTAAAAAGGAAACGGTCCTTCTCGTTGACGAAGCCCACAACCTGGTTGACAGAGGCAGGGATATGTTTTCATCCACTTTGGAAAAGGCATCATTCTTGCAGCTTAAAAGAGAGTTTAAAGGAAGAAACGAGGATATTCATGGAATTTGCAGGCAGCTAAATGACTTCTTTATTAAACTGAGGAAGCAAGCTGAACCGTCTAAAACGATTGAGTTCAAGGAACCACTTGAGGAATTCAATCAGTTAGTCTTGGAATTTATTAACCATGCTGAAAAAGAACTGCTAAGAGAGAGTCCAGGGGATTCTGAGTTGTTGCTTGAATCCTATTTCGCGGCGCAGAATTGGCAAAGAATCAGCAAGCTATTTGATGAACGGTTTATTTTATATGCAGAGGTTCAAAGGAATGAGGTCAAATTAAAACAATTTTGCCTTGATCCCTCTTATTTACTCAAACAAGCTAGTAAAAATTTTAAATCTCGTGTCTACTTTTCCGCTACTTTGAGTCCAATTGGGTATTACCTAGATATGTTAGGCGGAGACGAAGAAGATTATGTAGTACGTATTCCTTCTCCATTTTCAAGTGAACAGTCTCATGTACTGATTCAGTCTTTATCGACAAGATTTAAAGACCGGGAAAAGTCTATTAAGCCAATAGTTAAAACACTATCTGAAACGATTCATAACAAGCCTGGCAACTATTTAATCTTCTTTCCCTCCTATCTTTATCTTAATTCGGTGTTGGAAGAATGGAATCTTGGCAATCACGGCATACCTACAATTGTACAGGGTACAGGAATGGCAGATGCCGAACGTGAAGCGTTTCTTGAATCCTTCAAACCAGACCGATCCGGTTCCCTTGTGGGTTTCGCTGTACTGGGAGGAATTTTCTCAGAAGGGGTGGATTTAAAGGGTGACCGACTGAATGGAGTGTTAGTAGTGGGTGTTGGTCTGCCTCAGATAGGCTTTGAGCGGGATTTGATCAAGCAGCATTTCTCCTCTACAGGGAAAAATGGATATGATTACGCCTATGTTTATCCAGGCATGAATAAAGTGCTGCAGGCGGGCGGCAGACTTATACGGTCAGAAAAAGATACAGGCACGATTTTGTTGATAGATGATCGGTACTTACAGCAAAAATATCAGTCGCTGCTGCCCGATGTATGGAGAAGCTATGCCATTATCTAG